In Cystobacter ferrugineus, the DNA window TTTCAGGATTGTTGTCAGCCATCCGTACCCGAAGTCATGGGAACTCATCGGGTGGAGAGAAATCGAGGAGCGTTTGACTCAACCCATTGTCCAGTTCAGCTTGGAAGTGGGTCCTGCCCGCCGCTGTACAATTTTCGATAACCTTGGGAATGAGAGAGAGGCGTCCCCTAGAGTCGGAGAAAAATCCCGCCTTCCGAGCATAGGCGGAATGGGGCCCTGTGTGAGGGGGCGGGCTGGTGCAAAGAGGTGGAGAAGGGCCGCTGGAGGGCGAAGCGCGGGCTGTGCGCCGGGCCGGAGCAGAGGCCGTGCCGCCCCTCAGGGCATATGCCGGCCCCAGCGGCCCACCCAGGCGGCAGGTCGCAGGGGCGTGGGCTTCCAGCGCACGCGGTGAGGAAGGCCAGCAGGCAGCCGCCGAGGGCGGCACGGCCTCCGTCTCCGAGCGCGGGTGGCTTAGGGGGCGGGACGCAGCCGCAGGAGCTTGCCCTGGGAGCCGCTCTGGCCGTCCTGGAGCAGCCAGATGCTGCCGTCCGGACCCTCCTCGACCTCGCGGATGCGGCTGTTCATGTTCCACTGGTCGCCCTTGGACGCCGAGGTGCCGTTCACGTCGACGCGCACCAGCGACTTGCTGGACAGGCCGCCGATGAACAGGTCGCCCTTCCACTCCGGCCAGAGCTTGCCCGAGTAGACCATCAAGCCGCCGGGCGAGATGACGGGGTTCCACCACACCTTGGGCGGCTCGTAGCCGTCGCCCGCGCGGTGGTCGGGGATGTCACGGCCGTCGTAGTGGCTGCCGTTGGAGGCGTTGGGCCAGCCGTAGTTGAGGCCGGGCTGGACGAGGTTCACCTCGTCGCCGCCCTGGGGACCCATCTCCTGCTCCCACAGATTGCCGCTCGCGTCGAAGGCGATGCCGAGCAGGTTGCGGTGGCCATAGGACCAGACGGCGGGGTGGAAGCCCCGGGCGGCCAGCGGGTTGCCCGCGGCGGGGGTGCCATCGTCATTGAGGCGCAGCACCTTGCCGAGCGTGGCGGCGGGGTCCTGGGCGGGATCGAACTTCTGCCGATCTCCGTTGGTGAAGAACAGGTGGCCGTCGGAAGAGAAGGCGATGCGGCCGGAGAAGTGGCCATCTCCGCTCACATACGGCGTGGCCCGGAAGATGACCTGCACGTTGGCCAGCGAGGGCGAGGTGCCGTCGGTGAAGGTGCCCCGCGCGAGCGCCACGCCCTTGCCGCTCGAGCGCGACTCGGAGTAGCTGAAGTAGACGAGCCGGTTCTGCGCGAACTGGGGATGGAGCACCACGTCCAGCAGTCCGCCCTGACCCGCGCTGGACACGGGGAGCGTGCCGGTGACGGTCTTGCGCTGCGTTCCGTCCGCCGAGACGAGGTGGAGCGTTCCCGCCTTCTCGGTCACCAGCATCCGGCCGTCCGGCAGGAAGGTCATCGCCCAGGGCGAATTGAAATCCGCGACCTCGGTGATGGAGAAGCCCGCGGCGATCGTCTCGGAGAGGCTCTCCGGGTTGTCGGAATCCAGGTCGAGATTGTCGGGGCCCGTCCCGTCGCTGCAGGCGGCGAGGAAGGCGAGGGAGAGCAATGATGAACGAAGAGATGGCATGTTGTGGGAACTCCCGCAAAGGTGGAGAACCACGCTATAACGGACCCGCACGCTCCGTAGGTGACAAAGACGCCAATCGCCATCGAGGCAACACACGGTTGAACAGACGACACACGGCCATGACCTCGACCGCTTCGTGCTCGCCCAGGACGCCCCCTCTTGTTCAACCCCGAGGTATCATTCCATGCCCGTGCAATCGATTGACATCCAGACCGCCGACGGAACGATGGACACGAAGCTGTTCTCCCCCGAGGGCCAGGGCCCGTGGCCGGGCGTGGTCAGGATCTCGGACGCCGGGGGCACCCGTCCCGCGTTCGAGGAGATGGCGCAGCGGCTGGCGTCGGAGGGCTACGTGGTGTTGCTGCCCCACGTCTACTACCGCGAGGGCCCTGAAGAAGGAGGGCGTCACATTCCAATCCGAGCTCTATGAGGACTCGGGCCATGGCTTCGCCGTGAATGGCTCGCCGACCTTCACCCCTCAGGCCTCCGAGCGGCACTGGAAGACGATGCTCGCGCTGTTCGGCCGCACCCTGCGCGTCTGACGCGTCGGGTTGCCTTCATCGGCTGGAGTACGCCACGCCCACGCCGACGTAGAACGAGCGGGGTGGGGTGGACTCGAAGTACCGTCTCGGCCGCCTCAGGGCTGCATCGATCTGACGAAGTCAATGAACGCACGCAGCGGCGTCGGGAGGTGGTGACGGCCGGGGTAGTAAAGAAACGGCCCAGAGAAGCTCGGCCACCACGATTCGAGCACGGGTTCGAGTTCGCCTCGGTCGATGAAGGGACGAAGCCAATCCTCGAAGTCGTAGATGATCCCGGTGCCAGCCACGGCCGCATCCACTGCGAGGTCGGTGGTCGTGCCAAGGCCGACAATCAGCGGTCCCTTCGGATCGACGCTGAGGGTCACTCCGTCGCATTCGAACTCCCACGCATGCAGCGAGCCACTCACAAACCGCCCCCCCAGGCAATCATGGTCCAGGAGCTCGCGCGGATGTTTGGGGCGCCCACGACGAGCGAGGTATGCGGGCGAGGCGGCTGTCGCGAATCGCTGGACGCGAGGACCGATCGGAACCGCCACCATGTCCTGCGCGAGCCGCTCTTCGTAGCGGATGCCCGCGTCATAGCCCTCGGCCACCACGTCGACGAGGCGCTCCTCGGCGATCACCTCCAGACAAATGTCGGGGTACTTCGCGAGGAACGGCGGCACGATGCGCGGCAGCACGAGCCGCGCTGCCGCGATCGGTACGTTGAGCCGCAGGCGTCCTGCGGGTCGGTCGCGGAAGTCGTTGACCACGTCCAACGCCGAGCGCACCTCGCTGAGCGCGGGCGCGAGCCGCTCGAGCAGCCGAGCCCCTGCGTCCGTCAGCGTCACGCTGCGCGTGGTTCGATGGAGTAACCGAACGCCGAGCCGGGCTTCCAGCCGACGGACAGCGTCTCCCATGCGCGAAGCGCTGCTGCCAGCCACGCGAGCAGCGCTGCGGAATCCGCCCTCGCGAGCGACCGTCAAGAATGCCGTGAGATCAGCGAGTTCATCCATCACTGTGCGGATTTTCGCACGACCTGTGCAGATAACCACCGATTATCGTGCAGTGCTTCCTTGCGTAAAGGGGTGGGCAACCTCGATCAACAAAGGATCTTCGCCGTGACCCACAGTCACATCTCAGGCAGCTATCGCATCGGCACACACACCGTTCGCCGCGTGGGTTACGGCGCAATGCAGCTCGCTGGCCCCGGCGTCTTCGGTCCGCCCAAGGACCGCAAGGCAGCGGTCGCCGTGCTGCAAGAGGCCATCGCCCAGGGCGTCGACCATCTCGACACCAGTGACATCTACGGCCCCCACGTGACCAACCAGATCATCCGTGAGGCGCTGCACCCGTATCGCGACGGTCTGCTGATCGCCACGAAGGTTGGCGCGGTGCGCGGTCCCAACGGTTCGTGGGAGCCTGCGTTCTCGACCGCTGACCTCGAGCGCGCTGTCCACGACAACCTGCGCAATCTCGGGCTGGATGTGCTCGATGTCGTGAACTTCCGTGCGATGTTCAGCGTCGAGGGCCCGGCTGAAGGCTCGATCGAGGCGCCGCTCACCGCGCTCGCGGAGCTTCAGCGGCGCGGCCTCATCCGCCACATCGGATTGAGCAACGTCACGCCGACGCAGGTCGCCGAGGGTCGCAAGATCGCCGAGATCGTCTGCGTGCAGAACCACTACAATCTGACGCACCGGCGTGACGACGCCCTGATCGACCAGCTCGCCGCCAGGGGTACGGCCTACGTGCCGTACTTCCCGCTGGGCGGGTTCACGCCGCTGCAATCGAGCGCGCTGAACGACGTGGCCGCGCGGCTGGGCGCGACACCCATGCAGGTTGCGCTGGCCTGGCTCCTACACCGGTCCCCCAACGTGCTTCTCATTCCAGGCACGTCGTCGGTCACACACCTCAGGGAGAACCTCGCAAGTGCCGCGCTCACCCTGAGCGCTGAGGACATGGACACCTTGAACCGTCTTGCCGAGCGGACCTGACCTCGGCTCGTCCCGTCCACTCGGCCCCCCGGGGACTCCCGCTCCCAGGACAGGCGAGCGGGAGGGGGCACCGGGGGGGGGCCAGACTCGTCCGGTCAGATGTCGCCGGAGAAGTCTCCCTTGAGCTTCTTGGTGGTGTCGCGCTCGCAGACCACGTCCAGGGAGATGGCCCAGTTGGGCGTGGTGCGGACGAGGGTGGCGCTGCCCGCCCAATCCCCGGGGCAGTAGGCGCCCGCGTTGTTGTAGGTGATGGACACGCGGGAGTCCGGCA includes these proteins:
- a CDS encoding immunity 26/phosphotriesterase HocA family protein, whose translation is MYKPGSFLRIPLVDGSFGYGRVLELPFDAFYNYRTTSPDSDLERIASKPILFRIVVSHPYPKSWELIGWREIEERLTQPIVQFSLEVGPARRCTIFDNLGNEREASPRVGEKSRLPSIGGMGPCVRGRAGAKRWRRAAGGRSAGCAPGRSRGRAAPQGICRPQRPTQAAGRRGVGFQRTR
- a CDS encoding PQQ-dependent sugar dehydrogenase, giving the protein MPSLRSSLLSLAFLAACSDGTGPDNLDLDSDNPESLSETIAAGFSITEVADFNSPWAMTFLPDGRMLVTEKAGTLHLVSADGTQRKTVTGTLPVSSAGQGGLLDVVLHPQFAQNRLVYFSYSESRSSGKGVALARGTFTDGTSPSLANVQVIFRATPYVSGDGHFSGRIAFSSDGHLFFTNGDRQKFDPAQDPAATLGKVLRLNDDGTPAAGNPLAARGFHPAVWSYGHRNLLGIAFDASGNLWEQEMGPQGGDEVNLVQPGLNYGWPNASNGSHYDGRDIPDHRAGDGYEPPKVWWNPVISPGGLMVYSGKLWPEWKGDLFIGGLSSKSLVRVDVNGTSASKGDQWNMNSRIREVEEGPDGSIWLLQDGQSGSQGKLLRLRPAP
- a CDS encoding dienelactone hydrolase family protein — encoded protein: MPVQSIDIQTADGTMDTKLFSPEGQGPWPGVVRISDAGGTRPAFEEMAQRLASEGYVVLLPHVYYREGPEEGGRHIPIRAL
- a CDS encoding dienelactone hydrolase family protein; protein product: MKKEGVTFQSELYEDSGHGFAVNGSPTFTPQASERHWKTMLALFGRTLRV
- a CDS encoding LysR family transcriptional regulator → MDELADLTAFLTVAREGGFRSAARVAGSSASRMGDAVRRLEARLGVRLLHRTTRSVTLTDAGARLLERLAPALSEVRSALDVVNDFRDRPAGRLRLNVPIAAARLVLPRIVPPFLAKYPDICLEVIAEERLVDVVAEGYDAGIRYEERLAQDMVAVPIGPRVQRFATAASPAYLARRGRPKHPRELLDHDCLGGRFVSGSLHAWEFECDGVTLSVDPKGPLIVGLGTTTDLAVDAAVAGTGIIYDFEDWLRPFIDRGELEPVLESWWPSFSGPFLYYPGRHHLPTPLRAFIDFVRSMQP
- a CDS encoding aldo/keto reductase family oxidoreductase; this translates as MGNLDQQRIFAVTHSHISGSYRIGTHTVRRVGYGAMQLAGPGVFGPPKDRKAAVAVLQEAIAQGVDHLDTSDIYGPHVTNQIIREALHPYRDGLLIATKVGAVRGPNGSWEPAFSTADLERAVHDNLRNLGLDVLDVVNFRAMFSVEGPAEGSIEAPLTALAELQRRGLIRHIGLSNVTPTQVAEGRKIAEIVCVQNHYNLTHRRDDALIDQLAARGTAYVPYFPLGGFTPLQSSALNDVAARLGATPMQVALAWLLHRSPNVLLIPGTSSVTHLRENLASAALTLSAEDMDTLNRLAERT